In one Conger conger chromosome 5, fConCon1.1, whole genome shotgun sequence genomic region, the following are encoded:
- the LOC133129254 gene encoding CLOCK-interacting pacemaker-like isoform X2 has protein sequence MVLQLEKSDLGRPSNAGDEVRLRDEAHAGKIRETMNSRVRGHGHQKSSSDTVSRLRMDGPKPESERDSGFSDASSEHWSAHEQTDGEETSRGTYRGAQASQLVMGAPYSGMSPMIFMNNVLLKQQPNDTPPSPKPWGFRPAIEVLPQSQVVFLQPMVSADPSLQRSAPVKRRRSKKYLPILKSYPRIAPHPGDSLSEQGSSSSSERSSSASGQWRRHHGQKQQRCPASVVLLPPPTIPASPSPWAPSPKQCPPLHDTEAEGGRVLAGPLSDRTESTLSASPTDPLSLDVEAQALDPSVWPAEQTEDPAGEDCDSKRKRFCNTYNILSQSGLLNITLRIKELIRQNRHSQGQLEQLQTQAGLFLQAVQSGSPEVWTRLQKSMMEPRPEAMVEEEEN, from the exons ATGGTGCTGCAGCTGGAAAAATCTGATTTAGG ACGTCCCTCTAATGCAGGAGATGAAGTTCGCCTGAGAGACGAAGCGCACGCTGGAAAGATCAGAGAAACTATGAACAGCAGAGTTCGAGGGCATGGCCACCAGAAATCATCATCCGACACTGTGAGCCGGCTGAGGATGGATGGCCCCAAACCAGAGTCTGAGAGGGACTCCGGATTCTCAG ATGCTAGCTCAGAGCACTGGAGTGCCCACGAGCAGACGGATGGGGAAGAGACGTCTCGGGGCACGTACAGAGGTGCTCAGGCATCTCAGCTGGTGATGGGGGCGCCCTATTCCGGCATGTCCCCCATGATCTTCATGAACAATGTGCTCCTCAAGCAG CAGCCAAATGATACCCCTCCGTCGCCAAAGCCCTGGGGTTTCCGGCCTGCCATTGAGGTGCTTCCGCAGAGTCAGGTGGTCTTCCTCCAGCCCATGGTGTCTGCCGACCCCTCCTTGCAGAGGAGCGCGCCTGTGAAGCGCCGGCGCTCCAAAAAGTACTTACCCATTCTCAAGTCCTACCCCAGGATCGCCCCCCACCCAGGGGACAGTTTGTCAGAGCAAGGCAGCTCCTCTAGCTCCGAGCGGAGCAGTTCGGCCTCCGGCCAGTGGCGGCGCCATCACGGACAAAAGCAGCAGAGATGCCCGGCCAGCGTCGTTCTCCTCCCGCCACCCACCATCCCTGCCTCCCCTAGCCCTTGGGCTCCGTCCCCCAAGCAATGCCCTCCGCTCCACGACACCGAAGCTGAAGGTGGCAGGGTCCTAGCGGGGCCCCTGAGCGACAGAACCGAGTCCACCCTGTCCGCTTCCCCAACCGACCCGCTGTCCTTGGACGTCGAGGCACAGGCCCTCGACCCCTCTGTGTGGCCAGCGGAGCAGACGGAGGACCCCGCGGGCGAAGACTGCGACAGCAAGCGCAAGCGCTTCTGCAACACCTACAACATCCTCAGCCAGTCCGGCCTGCTGAACATCACCCTGCGCATCAAGGAGCTCATCCGGCAGAACCGGCACAGCCAGGGCcagctggagcagctgcagACACAGGCCGGGCTCTTCCTGCAGGCGGTGCAGAGCGGCAGCCCCGAGGTCTGGACCAGGCTGCAGAAGTCCATGATGGAGCCGAGGCCTGAGGCcatggtggaggaggaggagaactaG
- the LOC133129254 gene encoding CLOCK-interacting pacemaker-like isoform X1 — MSLHGFIARKVNNEIDDTSHFGVNVRRPSNAGDEVRLRDEAHAGKIRETMNSRVRGHGHQKSSSDTVSRLRMDGPKPESERDSGFSDASSEHWSAHEQTDGEETSRGTYRGAQASQLVMGAPYSGMSPMIFMNNVLLKQQPNDTPPSPKPWGFRPAIEVLPQSQVVFLQPMVSADPSLQRSAPVKRRRSKKYLPILKSYPRIAPHPGDSLSEQGSSSSSERSSSASGQWRRHHGQKQQRCPASVVLLPPPTIPASPSPWAPSPKQCPPLHDTEAEGGRVLAGPLSDRTESTLSASPTDPLSLDVEAQALDPSVWPAEQTEDPAGEDCDSKRKRFCNTYNILSQSGLLNITLRIKELIRQNRHSQGQLEQLQTQAGLFLQAVQSGSPEVWTRLQKSMMEPRPEAMVEEEEN; from the exons ATGAGCTTGCATGGTTTCATAGCTAGAAAGGTCAACAATGAAATTGACGATACAAGCCATTTTGGGGTGAATGTCAG ACGTCCCTCTAATGCAGGAGATGAAGTTCGCCTGAGAGACGAAGCGCACGCTGGAAAGATCAGAGAAACTATGAACAGCAGAGTTCGAGGGCATGGCCACCAGAAATCATCATCCGACACTGTGAGCCGGCTGAGGATGGATGGCCCCAAACCAGAGTCTGAGAGGGACTCCGGATTCTCAG ATGCTAGCTCAGAGCACTGGAGTGCCCACGAGCAGACGGATGGGGAAGAGACGTCTCGGGGCACGTACAGAGGTGCTCAGGCATCTCAGCTGGTGATGGGGGCGCCCTATTCCGGCATGTCCCCCATGATCTTCATGAACAATGTGCTCCTCAAGCAG CAGCCAAATGATACCCCTCCGTCGCCAAAGCCCTGGGGTTTCCGGCCTGCCATTGAGGTGCTTCCGCAGAGTCAGGTGGTCTTCCTCCAGCCCATGGTGTCTGCCGACCCCTCCTTGCAGAGGAGCGCGCCTGTGAAGCGCCGGCGCTCCAAAAAGTACTTACCCATTCTCAAGTCCTACCCCAGGATCGCCCCCCACCCAGGGGACAGTTTGTCAGAGCAAGGCAGCTCCTCTAGCTCCGAGCGGAGCAGTTCGGCCTCCGGCCAGTGGCGGCGCCATCACGGACAAAAGCAGCAGAGATGCCCGGCCAGCGTCGTTCTCCTCCCGCCACCCACCATCCCTGCCTCCCCTAGCCCTTGGGCTCCGTCCCCCAAGCAATGCCCTCCGCTCCACGACACCGAAGCTGAAGGTGGCAGGGTCCTAGCGGGGCCCCTGAGCGACAGAACCGAGTCCACCCTGTCCGCTTCCCCAACCGACCCGCTGTCCTTGGACGTCGAGGCACAGGCCCTCGACCCCTCTGTGTGGCCAGCGGAGCAGACGGAGGACCCCGCGGGCGAAGACTGCGACAGCAAGCGCAAGCGCTTCTGCAACACCTACAACATCCTCAGCCAGTCCGGCCTGCTGAACATCACCCTGCGCATCAAGGAGCTCATCCGGCAGAACCGGCACAGCCAGGGCcagctggagcagctgcagACACAGGCCGGGCTCTTCCTGCAGGCGGTGCAGAGCGGCAGCCCCGAGGTCTGGACCAGGCTGCAGAAGTCCATGATGGAGCCGAGGCCTGAGGCcatggtggaggaggaggagaactaG
- the LOC133128455 gene encoding ectonucleoside triphosphate diphosphohydrolase 5-like, translating to MALKTLFLWIIFLWGVSGDYAPEAVQYNMEFPGMDNNLPIVTRPANASRIFYGVMFDAGSTGTRIHVYTFIQKARDELPVLDNEMFQSLKPGLSAYADAPEKGGDTVRRLLKVVKRTVPRVEWKRTPVMLRATAGLRLLPEEKAQALLQQVQQVFDESPFFIPKDSVGIMDGTNEGILAWVTVNFLTGHLYSNSKQTVGTLDLGGGSTQITFLPKSKKTIEVAPADYVAKFDMFNTTYKLYTHSYLGNGLKAARLATLGALGAEGLQWRVFTSSCLPKKFSTNWTFGGITYQVSGVEAGTSGFKLCYEEVLKVVKGVVHQPMELKGDSVFYAFSYYFDRAVDTGLIDGSQGGAVEVRDFKKRAKDVCNKMAKYPTVSPFLCMDMTYITCLLKEGFGFKENTVLQLTKKVKDVEASWALGATFDHFHKLNIH from the exons ATGGCTTTGAAAACATTGTTCCTGTGGATCATTTTTCTGTGGGGTGTATCTGGAGACTATGCCCCTGAGGCGGTGCAATACAACATGGAGTTCCCGGGTATGGACAACAACCTGCCCATCGTCACTCGACCCGCCAACGCCAGTCGCATTTTCTACGGCGTGATGTTCGACGCTGGCAGCACCGGCACCCGGATTCACGTCTACACCTTCATCCAGAAAGCCCGCG ACGAGCTGCCGGTGTTGGATAATGAGATGTTCCAGTCACTGAAGCCAGGACTGTCCGCCTATGCAGATGCACCTGAAAAG GGCGGGGACACGGTGAGGCGGCTTTTGAAGGTGGTGAAGAGGACGGTGCCTCGCGTGGAGTGGAAGAGGACCCCTGTCATGCTGAGGGCCACGGCAGGCCTCCGACTCCTCCCTGAGGAGAAGGCCCAGGCCCTTCTCCAGCAG GTCCAACAGGTCTTCGACGAATCTCCATTTTTCATCCCAAAGGACAGTGTCGGCATAATGGATGGAACAAACGAAG GGATCCTGGCCTGGGTGACAGTGAATTTTCTGACAG GTCACTTGTACTCCAACAGCAAACAGACAGTGGGAACCTTGGATTTAGGTGGGGGTTCGACCCAAATCACCTTTCTCCCCAAATCTAAG AAAACTATTGAAGTGGCTCCTGCTGACTACGTGGCTAAATTTGACATGTTCAACACCACTTAcaagctgtacacacacag TTACCTTGGAAACGGACTGAAAGCAGCAAGGCTGGCAACCCTTGGAGCCCTAGGAGCTGAAG ggTTGCAGTGGAGGGTTTTCACAAGCTCCTGTCTGCCAAAGAAATTCAGTACGAACTGGACCTTTGGTGGGATCACTTACCAAGTCAGCGGTGTGGAGGCTG GCACCTCAGGGTTCAAGCTCTGCTACGAGGAGGTCCTGAAAGTGGTGAAGGGCGTCGTGCACCAGCCAATGGAGCTGAAAGGGGACAGCGTCTTCTATGCCTTCTCCTACTACTTTGACAGGGCCGTGGACACGGGCCTCATCG ACGGCTCTCAAGGAGGGGCGGTAGAAGTCAGAGATTTCAAGAAGAGGGCCAAAGATG TTTGTAATAAAATGGCCAAGTACCCCACTGTCAGCCCTTTCCTGTGCATGGACATGACCTACATCACCTGCCTGCTGAAGGAGGGCTTTGGTTTTAAGGAGAACACCGTCCTGCAG CTCACCAAGAAGGTGAAGGACGTGGAGGCGAGTTGGGCCTTGGGTGCCACCTTCGACCACTTCCATAAACTGAACATTCACTGA
- the LOC133128106 gene encoding sterile alpha motif domain-containing protein 15-like, which produces MDAFLHWSCNDVAKWECFTENCVTGKKLIYVNCCYLPRLGITDFEDMKAISGHVRELLGITEPVWSRSITLPPRDQRGLYLEKKSRTGQWANSLTYSQFLNEGNNCHSPVLFPDINR; this is translated from the exons ATGGATGCTTTCCTGCACTGGAGTTGCAATGATGTGGCAAAATGG GAATGTTTTACTGAAAACTGCGTTACTGGTAAAAAGCTGATTTATGTTAACTGCTGCTATCTTCCAAGACTCGGAATCACAGATTTTGAGGATATGAAG GCGATCTCAGGCCATGTACGTGAGCTGCTGGGGATCACAGAGCCAGTGTGGAGCAGGAGTATAACACTCCCGCCACGGGACCAAAGGGGCTTGTACTTAGAAAAGAAGAGTCGCACAGGCCAGTGGGCCAATTCCCTCACCTACAGCCAGTTTCTAAATGAAGGGAACAACTGTCACTCACCTGTTTTATTTCCAGATATAAACAGATGA